GTACATGAACATCAGCTGGCTTGGTAGCTCACTGTTACTGTAACAGCCATCACCCAACTGAATTTCATCTCGGTGGAGGGTGACATCAGCCAGTCTCTTGTTGACAAGTAGAATTAGGTCGCGCTCATCACAGTAAACCTGAACGGCCTTCATGACAGAAGAAATATCAGCCGACGTGCCAAATCCAGGAAGTCGTGCGCTCCAGGGATTGAGGATGGCATTGAAATCACTGGCCATTTCATACGGAAAAGGAAGAATGCTTGGGATAAAGGCAGCTTCTGTCAAAGGAACCAGCAAGATATGGCCAACAAATGCACACCAAAGTacctccagcacacccatgGCTAAGCTCAAAGTGGATCAACCACTCTAACCATTGTGTGGAGCCGCGTGCCACTTATTGTCTCAGCGGTGAGGTGACAGCTGCTACCAGTCAAACTAATGAAGCTGGAGTGGCGCATTCGATGACAATTGGTGTTCACTTACCACACACTTGTGGTAACTGGAGAAAAGGTTTCCAAATAAATGCTTGTTATGGATAAGAAGTCATTGCAATCATAACTGCATGGCTAATTCTATGTTGCTTATTCTTCTCTATTTTATGCAAGCTAATAAAATCTGAATTTAAATGTTTACATCAGGGGCCCCCAAACtgcggcccgcgggcacatttgacccggccctctaaccctcctgttgtcctcgggtcaaaatgacccgtcactgtgttaaaaacgccccccaaaaaacctaaattatacattttttactttttatgacttttcctagattgtccccaaccgcagaaaaattgaaatgtttttattcacatttccatggaagctgtacaaaggtggtcttcggggcaaaatgacccatgacgcaaatagcattgaaatcaaggtcacaaagttatttacacaccatagaatgtttcagtgttttagttgtgtctcagatcaattagtagaacacgtgaacaagacggtagcagacataaacaagacaagataggtggcgttctcgtagatggcagaactttttttgtggatttcaaggggctataaagagagagttgtttagttatttatttcctgtttttttctgtgaagaactcagagagggttatttagttattttttttttttcattaatagtgttatttgtttcctgacttttttttctgtaaagaacctggaaagggttatttggttacgtgtggctttctgggaaacaatacattttttaagctcccctacgatcgttgatgttacaaactgacatcGCCCCCCATcaaagaagggaaaagttatgtggccctcacaggaaaaagtttggggacccctggtttatATAGTTGTGCACCTGAATCATCACTGTGCATCTACTTGTGCACAACAGGATTTTCTACAATAACCGAAATCTTTTGCCAAAAGCAATGACCTATACAATTGGTACAATACATTTAATCCCGTTGGGAATACCTGACAgacatcaattttctgatctgcttcccCTCAAGGGTCATTacatggtggagcctatcccagcttttgtcgggcagtaggcgggggacgccctgaaccggttaccagcccaTCGAACCTCTGAGTGGTCCATTAGCCTACCAtacaggtttttggaatgtgggaggaacctgcagtacccggagaaaacccacggcatggggagaacacgtGCAAACTTCACACGGGAAGGTtgcagccagaatcgaaccctgcacctctgcgctgggAGGCCGGCGCGCTAAGCAGTCGACCACCAGGTACCCGTCATATAAACTAAAAACATTGCTGGTTGATGCATAAGAATGAACATGAAGACTGTTGAGCAACATCATTTAATATGACAAGGCTGAactttttttattcaaagatcTACAAAATATCCCCAGTGAAACCGGAGACCAGCCAATGCTGGTTTCTTCATTTGCCAATGAATGCACTGATATTGTTATCTTCAAGCTTTAGTCGTCTTCAGCTTCCTCCTCACCTTCCCCTTCATCCTCAGCAGTAGCGTCCTGGTACTGCTGGTACTCGGACACCAAATCATTCATGTTGCTCTCAGCTTCAGTGAACTCCATCTCATCCATACCCTCACCCGTGTACCAGTGCAGAAAGGCCTTACGGCGCAGCATGGCTGTGAACTGTTCAGAGATACGCTTGAACATCTCCTGGATGGCTGTGGTGTTGCCTATGAAGGTGACGGCCATCTTGAGGCCGCGGGGAGGAATGTCACAGACGGCGGTTTTGACATTGTTGGGGATCCATTCGACGAAGTAACTGCTGTTCTTGTTCTGGACGTTGAGCATCTGTTCATCCACTTCCTTCATAGACATTCGCCCACGGAACACAGTGGCAACCGTTAGGTAGCGGCCTTGACGCGGGTCGCACGCCGCCATCATATTCTTGGCATCGAACGCTTGCTGGGTGAGCTCGGGTACCGTGAGTGCTCGGTACTGTTGGCTCCCCCTGCTGGTTAGCGGAGCAAAGCCTGGCATGAAAAAATGCAATCGAGGGAACGGTACCATGTTGACAGCCAGTTTACGGAGGTCAGCGTTGAGCTGGCCTGGGAAGCGCAGACAGGTCGTGACTCCGCTCATGGTGGAGGACACCAGGTGGTTAAGGTCTCCGTAAGTGGGCGTGGTCAGTTTCAGTGTGCGGAAGCAGATGTCGTAGAGAGCTTCGTTGTCAATGCAGTAGGTTTCATCTGTGTTCTCAACAAGCTGGTGGATGGAGAGAGTGGCGTTGTATGGTTCGACCACAGTGTCAGACACCTGATAGAAAAAAGTGCATATTTAGCAACGTTAGCCAAAACAAAGGTTATATTACAAGGACGGCTAACCTTGGGGGAGGGCACCACACTAAACGTATTCATGATCCTATCGGGGTATTCTTCACGAATCTTGCTGATGAGCAGGGTTCCCATGCCCGATCCAGTTCCACCCCCGAGAGCATGTGTCAGCTGGTACCCTTGCAGGCAGTCACAGTTCTCCGAT
This sequence is a window from Hippocampus zosterae strain Florida chromosome 14, ASM2543408v3, whole genome shotgun sequence. Protein-coding genes within it:
- the LOC127615012 gene encoding tubulin beta-4B chain-like, producing the protein MREIVHIQAGQCGNQIGAKFWEVISDEHGVDPTGTYHGDSDLQLDRINVYYNEATGGKYVPRAVLVDLEPGTMDSVRSGPFGQIFRPDNFVFGQSGAGNNWAKGHYTEGAEVVDSVLDVVRKESENCDCLQGYQLTHALGGGTGSGMGTLLISKIREEYPDRIMNTFSVVPSPKVSDTVVEPYNATLSIHQLVENTDETYCIDNEALYDICFRTLKLTTPTYGDLNHLVSSTMSGVTTCLRFPGQLNADLRKLAVNMVPFPRLHFFMPGFAPLTSRGSQQYRALTVPELTQQAFDAKNMMAACDPRQGRYLTVATVFRGRMSMKEVDEQMLNVQNKNSSYFVEWIPNNVKTAVCDIPPRGLKMAVTFIGNTTAIQEMFKRISEQFTAMLRRKAFLHWYTGEGMDEMEFTEAESNMNDLVSEYQQYQDATAEDEGEGEEEAEDD